A window of bacterium contains these coding sequences:
- a CDS encoding diguanylate cyclase, translating to MKRGEKFIVGVSPELDPRSVETVIHKLNVLLRASMIYSLKLEFNSALKVVIDLARELTCFNKAIFYLYDEEDKSYYPGLIDGFTDALPHQFRRGNIFVEWTIENRLPIRIEEPSTQEIRETMDAIPYQSMVSIPILVGSDIHGVLQLFSTTPYNFKDEDVRFLWILILQLEGLFQKIAKPASQHAESRDPFTGLPMKAHLDSELDREFLRSRRNTRPFCLFLIEIDNFHKIQDHLQSLRGGILLREISEQIIPMVRKIDTFTRYSDSTLALILPETDIHDATLLANRLRSRIASATLTALGAFPDLKLTVSVGVSGFPQAVTINDIVGEALENLQAAQRSGGNQAISRHSGAHEGSDRPVSVDLQELLDTVGTVFNMDNLLSHLVEFFSRLSAADRVSIMMTDETGDKLVFKHGVGFQGFEEEIRKTVLEVEDSICGQAMKGKQPLMVDNVDLFMPARVRHGLRYSSPAFLSIPLIHEGDAIGVVNFSNRKDHGSFTQKDLQAILPHVQTMAKLLAEGKRFSSIQKSFLHETADILLDISENKSPYLIGHSERVSENSYRLAQLLNLPEAEAMRIANAGRFHDLGRIAVDESILSKTGPLDNGETNIIRQHPLWSTRLLQSFPHLDIDLPAVRTHHERVDGKGYPDGLMGEEIPIGGRILAVIDAYDAMTHQRPFRPAMSREEALQILEKESKTQFDGRVVKVLREATNSRQN from the coding sequence ATGAAGAGAGGCGAAAAATTCATCGTCGGGGTGTCCCCAGAGCTTGATCCCCGGTCGGTGGAAACTGTCATTCACAAGCTGAATGTCCTTCTCAGGGCATCCATGATCTACAGCCTCAAGCTGGAGTTCAACTCAGCCCTGAAGGTTGTCATCGATCTCGCGCGGGAGCTCACATGCTTTAACAAGGCGATCTTTTACCTGTATGACGAGGAAGATAAGTCCTACTACCCGGGGCTCATTGATGGTTTCACCGACGCCCTTCCCCATCAGTTTCGCCGTGGCAATATCTTCGTTGAGTGGACCATAGAGAACAGGCTCCCCATCCGGATCGAAGAGCCAAGTACCCAGGAGATCAGGGAGACCATGGATGCGATCCCCTATCAGTCCATGGTCTCGATCCCGATCCTGGTGGGCAGCGATATCCACGGAGTTCTTCAGCTGTTCAGTACCACCCCGTACAATTTCAAGGATGAGGACGTTCGTTTTCTGTGGATCCTCATCCTCCAGTTGGAAGGGCTGTTCCAGAAGATAGCCAAGCCTGCCTCTCAACATGCTGAAAGCCGCGATCCCTTCACAGGCCTTCCCATGAAAGCTCACCTAGATTCGGAACTGGATCGCGAATTCCTTCGAAGCAGACGCAACACAAGGCCGTTCTGTCTTTTCCTCATTGAGATCGACAATTTCCATAAAATACAGGACCACCTGCAGTCACTCAGGGGCGGGATCCTTCTCCGAGAGATCTCCGAGCAGATCATCCCCATGGTCCGAAAAATAGACACCTTTACCCGGTACTCGGATTCAACCCTGGCGCTGATCCTGCCTGAAACAGATATCCATGACGCCACTCTCCTGGCCAATCGGCTTCGAAGCCGCATCGCTTCAGCTACTTTGACCGCCCTGGGCGCGTTCCCGGACCTTAAGCTTACGGTGAGCGTGGGCGTATCCGGCTTCCCCCAGGCAGTAACTATCAATGATATTGTTGGAGAAGCGCTGGAGAATCTTCAGGCAGCTCAACGTTCGGGGGGAAACCAGGCCATCAGCAGGCATTCAGGGGCCCACGAGGGCAGTGACCGGCCGGTATCTGTTGATCTCCAGGAACTCCTGGACACCGTCGGTACCGTTTTTAACATGGATAATCTCCTGTCCCACCTTGTGGAGTTCTTCTCACGACTCAGCGCCGCCGACCGAGTCTCCATCATGATGACCGATGAAACCGGCGACAAACTGGTATTCAAACATGGTGTAGGGTTCCAGGGGTTCGAGGAGGAGATCCGCAAGACGGTCCTGGAGGTAGAAGACAGCATCTGCGGACAGGCCATGAAAGGGAAACAACCGCTGATGGTGGATAACGTGGATCTCTTCATGCCTGCCCGTGTCCGGCATGGACTGCGTTACAGCTCGCCGGCCTTCCTGTCCATTCCGCTCATCCACGAGGGAGACGCCATCGGGGTTGTCAACTTTTCCAACCGCAAGGATCATGGCAGCTTTACCCAGAAAGACCTCCAGGCCATCCTGCCCCACGTCCAGACCATGGCAAAGCTTCTGGCTGAAGGAAAACGTTTCAGCAGCATCCAGAAGAGCTTCCTCCACGAAACGGCCGACATCCTTCTGGATATCTCAGAGAACAAAAGCCCTTATTTGATAGGCCACAGCGAGCGTGTCTCTGAAAACAGCTACAGGTTGGCCCAACTGCTGAATCTGCCGGAAGCAGAAGCCATGCGCATTGCCAATGCGGGACGGTTCCACGATCTTGGCCGCATCGCCGTCGACGAATCGATCCTCAGCAAGACCGGGCCGCTGGACAACGGTGAAACGAACATCATTCGCCAGCACCCTCTGTGGAGTACCCGTCTTCTGCAAAGCTTCCCTCACCTTGACATTGACCTTCCAGCGGTTCGCACCCACCATGAAAGGGTGGACGGCAAAGGTTATCCGGACGGCCTCATGGGGGAAGAGATCCCCATTGGAGGCCGGATCCTGGCTGTGATAGACGCCTACGACGCCATGACCCACCAGCGCCCATTCCGGCCTGCCATGTCCCGCGAGGAAGCCCTCCAGATCCTGGAGAAGGAGAGCAAGACCCAGTTTGATGGGCGGGTAGTAAAAGTGCTCAGGGAAGCCACCAACAGCAGGCAGAACTGA
- a CDS encoding choice-of-anchor N protein: MKKKFLTVTSIISAMVFLMAPMAGAVPQLQLDIEGGVYDFTLESTVTSSSAFTLYAILTPGNEATLYDPDGELVTYRLSISVFEDPGMAGADLGAFDITDVPAGVTDNVDVTGDMTYGTPPIIGIDSGGLPGHGVYPTYFIEFDFTFDPSLTTSTYNAANDPDDPTDDYDIYLPGGIAGGGLVPGGDGAYYYSFYLENTDLAGAFQIHADLYLPDYADGGIITKAPFSHDAERVPEPGTLVLLGIGMLGVAAFRRKLS; this comes from the coding sequence ATGAAAAAGAAATTTCTTACCGTAACCTCCATTATCAGCGCCATGGTGTTTCTGATGGCGCCAATGGCCGGAGCTGTCCCACAACTGCAGCTTGACATCGAAGGAGGAGTCTATGACTTCACCCTGGAATCTACCGTTACCAGTTCCAGCGCCTTCACGCTGTACGCCATCCTGACACCGGGGAATGAGGCAACCCTGTACGATCCCGATGGCGAACTGGTCACCTACCGCCTGTCCATTTCCGTGTTTGAAGACCCGGGAATGGCGGGAGCGGATCTTGGCGCCTTTGACATTACTGATGTCCCTGCGGGAGTGACTGACAACGTCGACGTCACCGGGGATATGACCTACGGCACCCCTCCGATCATTGGCATTGACTCCGGCGGGCTTCCCGGGCATGGAGTATACCCAACTTACTTTATCGAATTCGATTTCACTTTCGATCCGTCCCTGACCACCAGCACTTACAACGCCGCCAATGATCCAGATGATCCTACTGACGATTACGACATCTATCTGCCAGGCGGCATCGCCGGCGGCGGACTGGTGCCTGGCGGTGACGGCGCGTACTACTATTCCTTCTATTTGGAGAACACCGATCTGGCAGGTGCATTCCAGATTCACGCTGACCTGTACCTGCCCGATTACGCGGATGGAGGGATCATCACCAAGGCACCCTTCTCCCACGATGCAGAAAGGGTACCCGAGCCAGGCACCCTCGTTCTTCTCGGGATCGGAATGTTGGGAGTTGCCGCTTTCCGCAGAAAATTAAGTTAA
- a CDS encoding VanZ family protein, which translates to MPILPRNLLLLLIISMILGMLFIGLYPFNYFPKNRVSMKENGLHFFGRGVASSTEVDGWPLESPITLELGLEPARTYKRDIPHILSFCDDTGREVLYLGQWKNFLIVRIMEDSRWIQKIKREIGARDALNPGNPALITLVFNNGSTTIYVNGRSVTVSSGLDLTEAASSRPIRSIVLGNSSIGDSHWQGKVVSFSAFQTALSPDAVLNRYEQRDSKQTSDNGKKFIKYEMEDTESKIIRNKAGNGWDLLTPEILTPLRKEFLSMPSEEFLQKVGFYQDAFINVAGFIPLGLVLAIFFAGDPPKKNVWKDLFLPVLFGGLLSLFIETNQVFLVSRSSSITDLVLNILGSGIGVGVYFRLISNFKSEPGVET; encoded by the coding sequence ATGCCTATCCTCCCCCGAAACCTTCTTCTCCTCCTTATCATCAGCATGATCCTGGGCATGCTGTTCATCGGCCTGTACCCTTTCAACTATTTCCCCAAGAATCGGGTTTCCATGAAGGAAAACGGACTTCATTTCTTCGGGCGAGGAGTCGCTTCCAGCACAGAGGTTGACGGCTGGCCTTTGGAAAGCCCCATCACCCTGGAACTCGGGCTCGAACCGGCAAGAACATACAAACGCGATATCCCTCACATCCTCTCCTTTTGCGACGACACAGGCCGCGAGGTTCTGTATCTGGGCCAGTGGAAAAACTTCCTCATCGTTCGGATCATGGAGGACAGCCGCTGGATCCAAAAAATCAAGAGAGAGATCGGTGCCCGGGATGCACTCAATCCGGGGAATCCGGCTCTTATCACCCTCGTGTTTAATAACGGTAGCACCACCATATACGTGAACGGTCGATCGGTCACTGTATCCAGCGGGCTGGACCTTACCGAGGCAGCGTCCAGCCGTCCCATCAGGTCTATTGTTCTTGGCAACTCCTCAATAGGAGACAGCCATTGGCAAGGTAAGGTAGTGAGCTTTTCAGCGTTCCAAACGGCCCTGAGTCCTGATGCTGTTTTGAACCGTTACGAACAGAGGGACTCCAAACAAACCTCCGATAACGGCAAAAAGTTCATTAAGTATGAGATGGAGGATACTGAAAGCAAAATTATCCGGAATAAAGCCGGAAATGGTTGGGATCTCCTCACCCCCGAAATTCTGACTCCCCTGAGAAAAGAGTTCCTGTCCATGCCCTCTGAGGAGTTTCTTCAGAAAGTGGGCTTTTACCAGGACGCCTTTATCAATGTGGCTGGCTTTATCCCTTTGGGGCTGGTTCTGGCTATTTTTTTTGCGGGAGATCCTCCTAAAAAAAATGTCTGGAAAGACCTGTTTCTTCCTGTTCTTTTCGGAGGGCTGCTCAGCCTGTTTATTGAAACCAACCAGGTTTTCCTGGTCAGCCGAAGTTCGTCCATTACCGATCTGGTGCTGAACATTCTGGGGTCTGGGATAGGGGTGGGGGTATATTTCAGATTAATTTCAAATTTCAAAAGCGAACCAGGAGTCGAAACCTAA
- the prsR gene encoding PEP-CTERM-box response regulator transcription factor, giving the protein MTDKNSLLIIDDDEDLRKQMKWGLGDEYEVYEAGDRDQALGAFQLAQPLVLTLDLGLPPDEEGVQEGFTILEHVLESDPAVKVIIITGRDEKKHALEAIGHGAYDFISKPVHLEDLRIILKRAFKVARLEKEYWELRRKVSVEGFEGMLGDSPQMGEVYDKIRKVATTEVPVLVVGESGTGKELAARAIHGLSLRREGPFVPINCGAIPENLLESELFGHEKGSFTGAHVQRVGRIEMARGGTLFLDEIGELPLALQVKLLRFLQDQNIERVGGRQSIHVDTRVVAATNRDLQQSLREESFREDLYYRLSVVTITIPPLRERVGDILLLANAFLRNYLAAAPGKKKLAFSTSAVRAMESYSWPGNIREMENRVKRAVIMAESLKVQPGDLELGSVEKQKKTGRTLKETRESVERELILETMNRRGGNLSQVARDLDVSRPALYDLLKKLCINKDEA; this is encoded by the coding sequence ATGACAGATAAAAACAGTCTGCTCATCATCGATGATGATGAGGATCTGAGAAAACAGATGAAGTGGGGTCTTGGTGATGAATATGAGGTCTACGAAGCCGGGGACCGTGACCAGGCTCTCGGTGCTTTCCAGTTAGCACAGCCCCTTGTTTTGACCCTGGACCTTGGGCTTCCACCCGACGAGGAGGGGGTTCAGGAAGGCTTCACCATCCTGGAACATGTGCTTGAGTCAGACCCTGCAGTGAAGGTCATTATCATCACCGGGCGTGATGAAAAAAAACATGCCCTGGAGGCCATCGGTCACGGAGCCTACGATTTTATCTCCAAACCCGTTCACCTGGAGGATTTGCGAATCATCCTCAAACGGGCCTTTAAGGTAGCAAGGCTGGAAAAAGAGTATTGGGAGCTGCGGCGTAAAGTGAGTGTGGAAGGGTTCGAGGGCATGCTGGGGGACAGCCCCCAGATGGGCGAGGTGTACGACAAGATCAGGAAGGTGGCCACGACGGAGGTCCCTGTTCTGGTGGTGGGTGAGAGCGGCACCGGCAAGGAGTTGGCGGCCCGGGCCATTCACGGGCTCAGCTTGAGAAGGGAAGGGCCTTTTGTTCCCATCAACTGCGGTGCCATACCTGAGAACCTGCTGGAGAGTGAACTGTTCGGTCACGAGAAGGGGTCTTTTACGGGGGCTCATGTGCAAAGGGTGGGCCGCATCGAAATGGCGAGAGGCGGAACCCTCTTTCTGGATGAGATAGGTGAACTCCCCCTGGCCCTTCAGGTTAAACTGCTGCGTTTCCTCCAGGATCAGAACATCGAACGGGTGGGGGGCCGTCAGTCCATCCACGTGGACACCCGTGTGGTCGCGGCCACCAACAGAGACCTGCAGCAGTCTCTGCGTGAGGAGAGCTTCAGGGAAGATCTTTATTATCGACTGAGCGTCGTCACCATTACGATACCCCCGTTGAGGGAAAGAGTGGGGGATATTCTGCTGCTCGCCAACGCGTTTCTGAGAAACTACCTGGCTGCGGCACCAGGGAAAAAGAAACTGGCATTTTCAACCTCCGCTGTCCGAGCTATGGAATCTTACTCCTGGCCCGGCAATATCCGTGAGATGGAAAACCGGGTCAAAAGAGCCGTGATCATGGCGGAAAGTTTAAAGGTTCAGCCCGGTGATCTTGAACTGGGTAGCGTAGAAAAGCAAAAAAAGACAGGCAGAACCTTAAAGGAAACGCGGGAGAGCGTGGAACGGGAACTCATCCTTGAAACCATGAATAGACGAGGTGGCAACCTGTCCCAGGTGGCCCGGGATCTCGATGTCAGCAGGCCGGCGCTGTACGATCTTTTGAAGAAACTGTGTATCAATAAGGATGAGGCTTGA